The Apium graveolens cultivar Ventura chromosome 3, ASM990537v1, whole genome shotgun sequence sequence GTGCAACTTCTTCTCCAAGTTCTTAGTGTTAAGAAGTTTCACTCACAGCAGCAACAATATCAAAACCCAGCTATTGTTCAGGATGAGCTAACACAGTCTGAAATAGGTGAAATCTGTGACTATTTCAGCCGCCGTGTTGCATCAGAGCCTTACGACGCTTCTCGTGTTGCATCTTTTATTACCCTTCTTACATTACCTATTTCAGTTTTGAGAGAGTTTTTGAAGCTTATAGCATGGAACAAGGGATTAGATCAGGCACCAGTGGGAGAAACAGCCCCAACACAGAAGTCCCGCATTGAATTATGTCTAGAGAATCATTCAGGACTGAATAACAAAGGAAACCCGGAAAATACATCTTCTTCAAAGAGCAATATCCAATATGACCGTCCTCATAATTGTGTTGATTTTGGATTGACCATTGTTCTTGATCAAGCACACATGCCTCACATAAATGCAGCTGGTGGAGCTGCTTGGTTGCCCTACTGTGTTTCCGTGAGGCTAAGGTATTCATTTGGTGAAAAACCAAACATATCATTTCTTGGGATGGAGGGAAGTCACGGTGGACGTGCTTGTTGGCAACGGCTTGATGACTGGGATAAATGTAAACAGCGGGTCGTTCGAACTGTGGAAACTGGAAGTTTAACGGGGGAACTTAACCAGGGAAGGCTGAAGATAGTTGCAGATAATGTACAAAGGACACTACATGCGTGCCTTAAAGGATTGAGAGACGGCAGTGCAATTTCTGGAAGCGCAGTAATCTGATAATTAAGTCTTTTGGCTGGACATTAAAATCTTTGTTCACATGTAGGTTTCTCCTTTGTTCTGGAGGAGGCTGCAGTTGTGATAAATAAAAGGATTTGAATGTTTGAAGGATGTTAAATAGCAAGGATTGAAAACTATACATACCTCATTACTTGAAACTTTAGTCAATGTTTTAAGATTATATGGATTTAGGCAGGCAGGTGGCTGTTTTCCTTTGTACAGTAAACCGTTTTGTTTTTGCGATCCTCGTGTTTATAAACAGCTGAGCGGTTAAAATTTCACCCTCTCTTCATTTAGAATCTAGTAGTAATTTTTCTTTTACGTCGTATGATAATATACTTGCGTGCATTCTGTGCTTGTTCGTGTAGTTGTGTAGTAAGCAAACTATGCTTACCCCTAAAACACACTGCTTTACTTGTTGAGTTACTTGAGTTGGATGTAATTTTTGGTATCCTAGTGACAAAAATGATTACTCCCTCTCCTAATTCCTAAACTCGGTTTTATGGGTTCAAATTTCACGCCTCTATCTATGACGCAATTTATTTTGTGTTTATATTTGATACAAAACTGAAAAATTCCTTTCCCTAATTCCTAAACCCAATTTTCTTAATCCAAGGTGATAAAAAGGTTAAGAATAAAATCCAATGGACGAGATGTCAAAATTTAATGCAAAAGAAATTGCTACTTGGCCTGCAAACTGAATAAAATATTATCAAGCAGCATAATGAAAATCTTGTAATCAACTACTCCTAATTAACAGATTAAAGACAAACTGGGTGATTTGGAAATATGGCTGATACATAATTAGAGACACAAGAAAACGTTAGTTACTTGAACTACGATTAATCCTACCATACATTGTCAACACTAGAGTACAAACTTAATCACAAAGAATTGCTACCTATCATAACACATCCAATAAACAATGCAAATTCATAAAGTCTACGGTTGtaaataaatacatataaaattcAAGAGATCATTCCAACATGTTGTTCAGATTAGTACTCTATGATCACTGAGTTACTTGCCACTGCAGTTATAAATTAGTAGTATTTAATGGAGCACCAACCGGACTTCAAAAATCAATAACGAACTCCCTGCACAATGAAATGTCAAAACTCAAGCTTCCTGCATAACCCTTTGTTGATGTTCACAAGTTTACGTCCAAACTTCAATGGGGCAGGAGGGCAGCTATCAGCAGCTCCCCTGATAAGGAGTTCAGGGGTCTTATATCCATCGAGTACTGTATGCTTCCCTAAAACCTCATCGAGAGACGTCCCTTGCTGAATTGATGCAACTTGTGTTGAAAGAATTACTTCCAGTAAATCATCATACAAAATTTCCAATAACTTCTCTTCCTCTAAGATAGTCTCCACATCACTTTCACAATTTCCCTCTATAGCAACCTTCAGAAGAGCACCAAAGTTCAGGCTCCGGGCAGCACTACTCCTTGGTTCTGAAAAGTATTTACTACTACGTGGAGCCAGCATGAGGTCATCAACACCAGGCGCAAAAGGGTCGAAAAATCCGTCCTTTGGGGTGCAGGGGCTACCTGCATCTGGAGAACCAGTGCCATAACACTTTTGATGAGAATCAACACCAGATGACTCCTGAGGCAAAGTAAGAACAGTCTTTGGCGACACAAATTCTGGAGACAAATTTAAACCCTCATTTCTTAAATCAGGAGAAACAGGAATCATTGACGGTAGAGAATGCTTTACAACATCCACGGATTCTAGCTTATCACAATTCTCATCCACTTTCACTAAATGAGCTTCCCCATTATCCAATTGAACCACATTTGCTTCACTTCCCATTGTTTCCGAAAAAACAAAAATAGCAACCAAATTCTGTCAATAAAAAACAAGTACCACATTATAAGCAGACACAATTCTCCAACTCAATTAAACAACCACCCACCAAAATCTTGAATTGGCAGACATTGACTTATAAAATTCGTATCACAAAAAAAAAACCCAATTCATCAAATTTCACACCCAATTACCAACAAAACACACCC is a genomic window containing:
- the LOC141713185 gene encoding cyclin-dependent protein kinase inhibitor SMR11, which codes for MGSEANVVQLDNGEAHLVKVDENCDKLESVDVVKHSLPSMIPVSPDLRNEGLNLSPEFVSPKTVLTLPQESSGVDSHQKCYGTGSPDAGSPCTPKDGFFDPFAPGVDDLMLAPRSSKYFSEPRSSAARSLNFGALLKVAIEGNCESDVETILEEEKLLEILYDDLLEVILSTQVASIQQGTSLDEVLGKHTVLDGYKTPELLIRGAADSCPPAPLKFGRKLVNINKGLCRKLEF